In a single window of the Hydrogenobaculum sp. 3684 genome:
- a CDS encoding carbohydrate porin, with amino-acid sequence MKIFKMLLVGSIFCEIATAQNLPPWFPQFLGMKATFVGQYSTNFNSPYEGPMTFGNPYKNNGGGRSEEVTQSYGLYTGAQLTKDIQAYLDIQLFKGNGVGYGQGIGGYPNFLYIRAGSSDLGKNPYIARAYIIYTKALSQSLEYEGRAPDQLPGYYPKEYFYIKIGKFSLADDFDNNRYANSPRTQFLNYDFNDNVAWDYGADTRGYTVGVESGVVKKHYSFKIALGAEPTMANGNTYDQSGAYSLNTQLSLRPNDIGTVIRLLGMLNYGRMGSYTEAMDNFSYYYSPNSPCYYTKFGPNGALAGYDYPVICTESKDHKRYKWGFFLNLEQPIADDGKTGLFLRAGFNNGQTEDFAYTDADRDIAGGISINGVHWKRPKDQLGIGLAINALSNTHKRYLESGTINEPSSSFFVGSGQNGQFNYGYEEIMEAYYKYQLNKYISISPDAQYIRHPGYDKNRGPLWVYGLRVNAQF; translated from the coding sequence ATGAAAATTTTCAAAATGTTATTGGTAGGGTCTATTTTTTGTGAAATTGCAACAGCCCAAAACCTTCCCCCTTGGTTTCCTCAATTCTTAGGTATGAAAGCAACATTTGTGGGTCAATACTCTACAAACTTCAACTCCCCTTACGAAGGACCTATGACCTTTGGTAATCCATATAAAAACAACGGTGGTGGAAGATCCGAAGAGGTAACCCAGTCTTATGGTTTATACACAGGAGCACAGCTTACAAAAGATATCCAAGCTTATCTTGATATACAGCTTTTTAAAGGAAACGGCGTAGGTTATGGTCAAGGAATAGGTGGTTATCCAAACTTCCTTTACATAAGGGCAGGGTCATCTGATCTTGGCAAAAACCCATATATAGCAAGAGCTTATATTATATACACAAAAGCCCTATCTCAATCTTTGGAGTATGAAGGAAGAGCTCCAGATCAGCTTCCAGGGTACTATCCAAAAGAATATTTTTATATCAAGATAGGAAAGTTTTCCCTAGCAGATGATTTTGATAACAACCGATATGCTAACTCTCCAAGAACTCAGTTTTTAAACTATGATTTTAACGACAACGTAGCTTGGGATTACGGAGCAGATACAAGAGGATACACAGTAGGTGTAGAATCTGGTGTTGTTAAGAAACACTATTCTTTTAAAATAGCTTTAGGGGCAGAACCTACCATGGCAAACGGCAACACCTACGATCAGTCTGGAGCTTACAGTCTAAACACACAGCTTTCTCTAAGACCAAACGACATAGGAACTGTGATAAGGCTTCTTGGCATGCTAAACTACGGTAGGATGGGAAGCTATACTGAGGCTATGGATAATTTTAGCTATTATTATTCTCCAAATAGCCCTTGTTATTACACAAAATTTGGACCAAATGGAGCTTTGGCAGGATATGATTACCCTGTTATATGCACAGAGTCAAAAGATCACAAAAGATACAAATGGGGATTTTTCCTAAACTTAGAACAACCTATAGCAGATGATGGTAAAACAGGACTCTTTTTAAGAGCTGGTTTTAACAACGGACAAACAGAAGATTTTGCCTACACCGATGCAGATAGAGACATAGCAGGCGGTATTTCTATAAACGGCGTTCATTGGAAAAGGCCCAAAGATCAACTTGGTATAGGCCTTGCCATAAACGCCCTTTCAAACACCCACAAAAGATATTTGGAATCAGGTACCATCAACGAACCATCATCTTCATTCTTTGTAGGCTCAGGTCAAAACGGACAATTTAACTATGGCTATGAAGAAATAATGGAAGCTTACTACAAGTATCAACTAAACAAGTATATATCTATATCTCCAGATGCTCAATACATAAGACATCCAGGGTATGATAAGAATAGAGGTCCTTTGTGGGTTTATGGGCTTAGAGTAAATGCACAGTTTTAA
- a CDS encoding 4a-hydroxytetrahydrobiopterin dehydratase has protein sequence MEKLENGWIKNGKSITKTYFLENWDNITEFLIFITNLIKELDHHPDILFHTASKSITIFLTTHSSSGISEKDFEFAKRLDDWMMEHTQ, from the coding sequence ATGGAAAAGCTTGAAAACGGATGGATAAAAAACGGCAAAAGCATAACAAAGACATACTTTTTAGAAAACTGGGATAATATTACAGAATTTCTCATATTCATTACAAATCTTATAAAAGAGCTTGACCATCACCCAGATATTCTTTTTCATACAGCCAGCAAAAGCATCACAATATTTTTAACTACGCATAGCTCAAGCGGTATTTCTGAAAAAGATTTTGAATTTGCAAAAAGACTCGATGATTGGATGATGGAACATACCCAATAA
- a CDS encoding glycosyltransferase family 39 protein encodes MSKKELFTYTLLSFYFFFLGNNILSITSPDEGRNLYAAVYMLQTGHFLTPMFNCHFRFEKPPMLYWVSDLLFLIFGVHAWLARAVSGISAFIVGIFTYKIAKDIYKLENPFYASLVLFTITHLWIESRAYVPEMLLTAFEIIAIYYFLKDKISLGYLFMGLATLTKGPVGTTVVLMVIITLKRDIKYFKKLLDLKSILLYILVGWSWYFYMVYRYGFYYIYKFFIRNNIDVYTGQKNIHLYPFYYYVVVLLIALILWVPWFYSFFKKYIKDKSKTATDMLLWSLVVLLFFTLSKNKLHHYIISIYVPISIFISIYAPKKLIKFNVFLSSILLFILFILAYRYEQERFVPKAVSILKAQKLPVYYDNAHLSAMVYYLNTCIDSLPKYTPKHYFVISKNPPDKMPSFKLLTKGIEFDGKYYLYER; translated from the coding sequence ATGTCTAAAAAAGAATTATTTACTTATACGCTGCTTTCTTTTTATTTTTTCTTTCTTGGCAACAACATACTTTCAATCACCTCTCCAGATGAAGGAAGAAACCTATACGCCGCCGTTTATATGCTTCAGACTGGGCACTTTCTAACGCCTATGTTTAACTGTCATTTTAGATTTGAAAAACCACCTATGCTATACTGGGTTAGTGATTTGTTGTTTTTAATCTTTGGAGTTCATGCTTGGCTTGCAAGAGCTGTTTCTGGTATTAGCGCTTTTATAGTAGGTATTTTTACATATAAAATAGCAAAGGATATATATAAGCTTGAAAATCCTTTTTACGCATCTTTGGTGCTTTTTACCATCACCCATCTTTGGATAGAATCAAGGGCATACGTGCCAGAGATGCTTCTTACAGCTTTTGAAATAATAGCCATATACTATTTTCTAAAAGATAAAATAAGCTTAGGTTATCTTTTTATGGGTCTTGCCACACTCACAAAAGGACCAGTGGGTACCACTGTAGTACTTATGGTTATTATTACTCTAAAAAGAGATATTAAGTATTTTAAAAAGCTCTTAGATCTAAAAAGCATACTACTTTATATCTTGGTGGGCTGGAGTTGGTATTTTTATATGGTTTATAGATATGGATTTTACTATATATACAAATTTTTCATAAGAAACAATATAGATGTCTATACAGGGCAAAAAAATATACACCTTTACCCGTTTTATTATTATGTAGTTGTGCTTCTTATAGCCCTAATCCTATGGGTCCCTTGGTTTTATAGCTTTTTTAAAAAATATATAAAAGATAAATCAAAAACTGCCACAGATATGCTATTGTGGTCTTTGGTGGTACTCTTATTTTTTACTTTATCCAAAAACAAACTCCATCATTACATAATAAGTATATACGTCCCTATTTCAATATTTATATCTATTTATGCACCAAAAAAGCTAATAAAGTTTAACGTGTTTTTATCAAGCATCTTGCTTTTTATACTTTTTATACTTGCTTATCGCTATGAACAAGAACGCTTTGTCCCAAAAGCTGTATCTATACTAAAAGCCCAAAAACTACCAGTTTATTACGACAACGCTCATCTATCAGCAATGGTATACTATCTAAACACCTGCATAGACTCTTTACCAAAATACACACCAAAACACTACTTTGTAATATCAAAAAATCCTCCAGATAAAATGCCCTCTTTTAAGCTTTTAACAAAAGGCATAGAGTTTGACGGGAAGTATTATCTTTACGAGAGATAA
- a CDS encoding CusA/CzcA family heavy metal efflux RND transporter → MRSFINFVLQNKIVFIFLTILLFIFSIFGLKKLDIEPFPDYSPVVVEITAIYAGHSAKEVEKQVTIPLESALSAIPYATKINTLSLYGLSDVKVTFSYDISYDAAKQHIINRLTQVNLPPGVQPVIQSNPVGEVMRFQVRGLKHQSLMYLRTLADWPICRQIKTVPGIEDCNPIGGFEKQYQVIVDPQKLVKYNLTLSQVQNAIANANINVGGNYTEIGEQTYTIRGIGLIKNLNDIKNIVLTNYNGTPITVADIGKVRIGHAPVQGYMGLSIREPNGKWYSRNQVVVVTAVMRKDAQSVPTLKALDKKIKELNEQYKSQGVELVPYYTRQTLLNAVINKIKENATIGIILILAMVIFFLGDVPVALIVASVVPIALISTLALMAIRGEEANLISLGAVDFGIIIDSAILLAENIFRISEEKDNHSADYVIAYATMDIGKPVLFSILIIIASFIPLFMMSGAQGVLFSPMARTYVYALAIAIILTFTYVPSAIGLVKKQINKKEPKLPLLLTNFYIKILKQILKIAKPFAIVSFIVIAIMLISFKFLGTEFIPTLDEGNIYLRITFPYSIALSTSHKYANEVRQYMMTFPEVVSVDSRAGRPEDGTDDVGPYDTEYSIQLLPYSKWPSGMTKEKLENIMRKHLEKMFPGADVNFSQYIQDNFDEVLSGVKGENSLKIYGPNLKELEKLGKEITPILEHVKGMTDVGMYKELGQPEIDVRVDREKAARYGLNTGDVLNIIQAAIGSSPVTEVLKGDEQFDLVIRFPKDYRKTAKDIASIPILTPNGQLIKLGDVANVEYHIGAFFIYRENYQRFLPIKFSITTSNVGGVIKRAKEAIAKSVKLPPGYHLEWSGEYRQMIQAQHQMAIIIPVAVFIALAILYLYFKSLRYTFVAFSSAIVAIGTAIVTLLVLKMAFSVSSAIGFISIMGVSIMNGSVIVTQFIKLYESGLSVYDALIETMKDKFRPVLMTGLVAALGLLPAAVRTGIGTQVQKPLAVVVVSGMSIGTIATLLLIPVLLYIIPPKDYAKF, encoded by the coding sequence ATGAGGTCGTTTATAAATTTTGTTTTACAAAATAAAATAGTGTTTATATTTTTGACTATTTTGCTTTTTATATTTTCTATATTTGGCCTTAAAAAGCTTGATATAGAACCATTTCCTGATTACTCTCCGGTAGTAGTAGAAATTACCGCTATATACGCTGGACACTCCGCAAAAGAAGTAGAAAAACAAGTGACTATACCTCTTGAAAGTGCTCTTTCGGCAATACCTTACGCCACTAAGATAAATACACTTTCTTTGTACGGACTTTCTGATGTGAAGGTTACATTTAGCTACGATATAAGCTATGATGCCGCTAAACAGCACATTATAAATAGACTTACCCAAGTTAATCTTCCACCAGGTGTGCAACCAGTTATCCAATCAAACCCAGTGGGAGAGGTAATGAGATTTCAAGTAAGGGGTCTAAAACACCAATCTCTTATGTACTTAAGAACCTTAGCAGATTGGCCTATATGTAGGCAAATTAAAACTGTACCAGGTATAGAAGATTGCAACCCTATTGGTGGTTTTGAAAAGCAATATCAGGTAATAGTAGACCCTCAAAAGCTTGTAAAGTATAACCTTACATTATCTCAAGTACAAAACGCCATAGCAAACGCCAATATAAACGTAGGTGGCAATTACACAGAAATAGGAGAGCAAACATACACAATCCGTGGTATTGGGCTTATAAAAAATTTAAATGATATAAAAAATATAGTTTTAACAAACTACAACGGTACTCCTATCACCGTGGCAGATATCGGTAAAGTAAGAATAGGACATGCACCAGTACAAGGTTACATGGGGCTTAGCATAAGAGAACCAAACGGAAAATGGTATTCAAGAAATCAAGTGGTAGTAGTAACGGCTGTTATGAGAAAAGACGCCCAGTCTGTACCTACTTTGAAAGCTTTAGACAAAAAAATTAAAGAATTAAACGAACAATACAAATCTCAAGGGGTAGAACTTGTACCATATTACACAAGACAAACCCTTCTAAACGCTGTTATAAATAAGATTAAGGAAAATGCCACAATAGGTATTATCTTGATACTTGCCATGGTGATTTTCTTCTTGGGAGATGTGCCAGTAGCTCTTATTGTTGCATCTGTAGTTCCAATTGCACTCATATCCACACTGGCTCTTATGGCTATAAGAGGTGAAGAAGCAAACCTCATATCTTTAGGAGCCGTAGATTTTGGTATTATTATAGATAGTGCTATACTTTTAGCAGAAAATATCTTTAGAATATCAGAAGAAAAAGATAATCATAGTGCAGATTACGTTATAGCTTACGCTACAATGGATATAGGAAAACCAGTGTTATTTTCTATACTTATCATAATAGCTTCTTTTATACCACTTTTTATGATGAGCGGAGCCCAAGGGGTGTTGTTTAGCCCTATGGCAAGAACCTATGTATATGCTTTAGCTATAGCTATAATCCTTACTTTTACTTATGTACCATCTGCTATAGGTCTTGTCAAAAAACAGATAAACAAAAAAGAACCAAAACTTCCCTTGTTGCTAACAAATTTTTATATTAAAATCCTAAAACAAATATTAAAAATAGCAAAACCTTTTGCGATAGTTAGTTTCATCGTAATAGCTATTATGCTGATAAGTTTCAAGTTTTTAGGAACAGAGTTTATACCAACCTTAGATGAAGGTAATATATACCTAAGAATTACGTTTCCATACAGCATAGCTCTTTCTACATCCCATAAATATGCCAATGAAGTAAGACAGTATATGATGACATTTCCAGAAGTAGTTTCAGTAGATAGTAGAGCCGGAAGACCTGAAGACGGTACCGATGACGTTGGTCCTTATGATACAGAGTATTCTATCCAGCTTTTACCATATTCCAAATGGCCTTCTGGAATGACTAAGGAGAAACTCGAAAATATAATGAGAAAGCATCTTGAAAAAATGTTTCCTGGTGCTGATGTAAACTTTTCTCAATATATCCAAGACAACTTTGACGAGGTGCTTTCTGGGGTGAAGGGTGAAAACTCTTTAAAAATATATGGACCAAATTTAAAAGAACTAGAGAAATTAGGAAAAGAGATAACACCAATACTAGAACATGTAAAAGGTATGACAGATGTGGGAATGTATAAAGAATTAGGACAACCTGAAATAGATGTAAGAGTAGATAGAGAAAAAGCTGCAAGATATGGTTTAAATACTGGAGATGTTTTAAATATAATACAAGCTGCAATAGGTAGTTCTCCAGTGACAGAAGTACTAAAAGGAGACGAGCAATTTGATTTGGTTATAAGATTTCCCAAAGATTATAGAAAAACTGCCAAAGACATAGCTTCTATACCAATATTAACCCCAAATGGACAGCTTATTAAACTTGGCGATGTAGCAAATGTAGAGTATCATATAGGAGCTTTCTTTATATATAGAGAAAATTATCAAAGATTTTTACCTATAAAATTTAGCATAACCACATCAAATGTAGGGGGTGTTATCAAAAGAGCCAAAGAGGCTATAGCAAAATCTGTAAAGCTACCACCAGGCTATCATCTTGAATGGAGTGGCGAATACAGACAGATGATACAAGCTCAGCACCAAATGGCTATCATAATACCAGTGGCAGTTTTCATAGCTTTGGCTATTTTGTATCTTTATTTCAAATCTTTAAGATATACTTTTGTAGCTTTTTCAAGTGCTATAGTGGCTATAGGCACTGCAATAGTAACGCTTCTTGTCCTTAAAATGGCTTTTAGCGTTTCCTCTGCCATAGGATTTATATCCATAATGGGTGTTTCTATAATGAATGGTTCCGTCATAGTGACCCAGTTTATTAAGCTTTACGAAAGCGGGTTATCAGTTTACGATGCTCTCATAGAAACTATGAAAGATAAGTTTAGGCCCGTATTGATGACAGGTTTGGTGGCAGCTTTAGGACTATTGCCTGCAGCTGTAAGAACAGGTATAGGCACACAAGTGCAAAAACCTTTGGCTGTAGTGGTAGTAAGTGGTATGAGCATAGGTACTATTGCTACCTTACTTTTAATACCAGTGCTTCTTTATATAATACCGCCAAAAGATTATGCTAAGTTTTAA
- a CDS encoding DHA2 family efflux MFS transporter permease subunit, translating into MKWFYVGIVSLGVFMVVLGTTSVNVAMPRMIAPLHTDLFGIEWVSISYLISTAITMLTFNTISGMHGFKKVYISGLIFYTLGSVLAGQSHSLFEMILFRSAQGIGEGLIIPSGQAMIQMSFSKEERGRAMGIYALGMSFAPGLGPTIGGYLVEYISWRAIFYINVPISILLLALGVSFLPSYHVKSQKTMFNIWSFLALSCFSVSSIVLLSKGEKWGWFSNIKSIYFLTISVLSFLIFLLLETIFENKLVGIEIFKNLEFTLAVSVFVLVQGLTFFQTVYTIPIYFERIRDLSTFQTGLHIFPYAIGIGVFSLIGGKLADKINPAILIFSSEAILMITLFFFLSNIDYYTPKHDITLYMLLVGIGMGLFFAPILKIAFNSVKPELMGLSTAIYGYMRLIGASLGTSIATNIITSYSAKNFDYINDSRTFNSVGFRLFEEKFDSKILAKAILYKFQMLISEAYGVTEVFRFSFYAVSFSVIITIILFFYIESRKSKNI; encoded by the coding sequence ATGAAATGGTTTTATGTAGGTATAGTGTCTTTAGGTGTGTTTATGGTGGTGCTTGGTACCACAAGCGTCAACGTAGCAATGCCAAGGATGATAGCGCCTCTTCATACAGATTTGTTTGGTATAGAGTGGGTTTCTATAAGCTATTTAATATCTACAGCTATAACTATGTTGACTTTCAATACAATATCAGGAATGCACGGTTTTAAAAAAGTATACATATCAGGGCTTATATTTTATACGCTTGGTAGCGTGTTGGCGGGTCAGTCTCATTCTTTGTTTGAAATGATACTTTTTAGAAGCGCTCAAGGTATAGGAGAAGGGCTTATTATACCGTCTGGTCAAGCTATGATACAAATGAGCTTTTCCAAAGAAGAAAGAGGGAGGGCTATGGGTATATACGCTCTTGGTATGTCTTTTGCACCTGGGCTTGGACCAACAATAGGGGGTTATTTGGTAGAATATATATCCTGGCGCGCTATTTTTTATATAAATGTTCCAATATCCATTTTGCTTTTAGCTTTGGGTGTATCGTTTTTACCTTCTTATCATGTTAAAAGCCAAAAAACTATGTTTAATATATGGAGTTTTTTAGCGCTTTCTTGTTTTAGTGTATCATCAATTGTGCTTTTGTCAAAAGGTGAAAAATGGGGATGGTTTTCAAACATAAAATCTATATATTTTCTAACAATCTCTGTATTATCTTTTTTGATTTTCTTGCTTTTAGAAACAATATTTGAGAATAAGCTTGTGGGTATTGAAATTTTCAAAAATTTGGAATTTACGTTGGCAGTAAGCGTGTTTGTTTTAGTGCAAGGGCTTACATTTTTTCAAACAGTATATACAATACCCATATATTTTGAAAGAATTAGAGACCTCAGCACTTTTCAAACGGGACTTCATATATTCCCTTACGCTATAGGAATAGGGGTTTTCTCTCTCATAGGTGGCAAGCTGGCGGATAAAATAAATCCAGCTATACTGATATTTTCTTCAGAGGCAATTTTGATGATAACGTTGTTTTTCTTCTTATCTAACATAGACTATTATACTCCAAAACATGACATTACTTTATATATGCTTCTTGTTGGTATTGGTATGGGGCTTTTCTTTGCACCTATTTTAAAAATAGCTTTTAACTCTGTAAAACCAGAGCTTATGGGATTATCTACAGCCATTTACGGGTATATGAGGCTCATAGGGGCTTCACTTGGTACTTCTATAGCTACCAACATCATAACCTCTTATAGTGCAAAAAACTTTGATTACATAAATGATTCAAGGACTTTTAACAGTGTTGGTTTTAGGCTTTTTGAAGAAAAATTTGATTCAAAAATATTGGCAAAAGCTATTTTATATAAATTTCAAATGCTAATATCAGAAGCCTACGGCGTTACAGAGGTATTTAGATTTTCCTTTTATGCTGTTTCGTTTTCTGTAATTATCACTATCATTTTATTTTTCTATATAGAAAGTAGGAAAAGCAAAAATATCTAA
- the hemL gene encoding glutamate-1-semialdehyde 2,1-aminomutase, translated as MTNKEAFELAKKYMPGGVSSPVRAFKSVGAEPIVVNRGFGAFIEDIEGKRYVDYMLSFGPLILGHRSEIVVSKIMEALDKGNSFGITNMYEIELSELIVKASKVIDKVRFVSSGTEAVMSTIRLARGITNKPYIIKFDGCYHGFSDSVLVGAGSGVATLGIPGTPGIPKEFAALTIVLDYNDENALEEAFIKYKNQIAAVLVEPVAGNMGVVLPKESWLKKLRDITKENDALLIFDEVITGFRLALGGAAEYFGIEPDIVCYGKIIGGGMPIGAYGAKNHIMEKVAPEGPIYQAGTLSGNPISVASGLAILKTLIKDIAIYDRLSELRAYLTYTLSKMLSEKGIPHRINEIASMFTIFFTDKDVIDFKSAKTSDTALFGKFFRNALQEGVLIPPSQFEAWFLSTAHTKDVVDTTLEKLKKAIDLL; from the coding sequence ATGACTAACAAAGAAGCTTTTGAATTGGCAAAGAAATACATGCCTGGAGGCGTATCGTCTCCGGTAAGGGCTTTTAAATCTGTAGGGGCTGAGCCTATAGTTGTAAATAGGGGTTTTGGAGCTTTTATAGAAGACATAGAAGGAAAAAGGTATGTAGATTATATGCTTTCATTTGGACCCCTCATACTTGGACATAGAAGCGAAATAGTGGTATCAAAGATAATGGAAGCCCTTGATAAGGGAAACTCTTTTGGTATCACAAACATGTATGAGATAGAACTATCAGAGCTTATAGTAAAAGCCTCAAAAGTTATAGATAAAGTGAGGTTTGTGTCCAGTGGTACAGAAGCTGTGATGTCTACTATTAGGCTTGCAAGGGGTATCACCAACAAGCCTTATATAATAAAGTTCGATGGATGTTATCATGGGTTTAGCGATAGTGTTTTGGTGGGAGCTGGTTCTGGTGTTGCTACCCTTGGAATACCTGGGACTCCCGGTATACCAAAAGAGTTTGCAGCCCTTACAATTGTGCTTGATTACAACGATGAAAACGCTTTAGAAGAGGCTTTTATAAAGTATAAAAATCAAATAGCGGCTGTATTGGTAGAGCCTGTAGCTGGTAATATGGGCGTTGTGCTTCCAAAAGAATCTTGGCTTAAAAAATTAAGAGATATCACAAAAGAAAACGATGCTCTTTTAATATTTGACGAGGTGATAACAGGGTTTAGATTGGCTTTAGGAGGAGCTGCTGAATACTTTGGTATAGAACCAGATATCGTATGCTATGGCAAAATAATAGGTGGTGGAATGCCAATAGGTGCATATGGGGCTAAAAACCACATCATGGAAAAAGTGGCTCCAGAAGGCCCAATCTATCAAGCCGGCACTCTTTCTGGAAATCCTATATCTGTAGCTTCTGGGCTTGCTATTTTAAAAACCTTGATTAAAGATATTGCCATATACGATAGACTATCAGAATTAAGAGCTTATCTTACTTATACACTTTCAAAAATGCTTTCAGAAAAAGGCATACCTCATAGAATAAATGAAATTGCTTCTATGTTTACTATATTTTTTACAGATAAAGATGTTATAGATTTTAAAAGCGCAAAAACCTCAGATACAGCGCTTTTTGGTAAGTTTTTTAGAAACGCTTTACAAGAAGGTGTCTTGATACCACCCTCTCAGTTTGAAGCATGGTTTTTATCAACCGCTCATACAAAAGACGTTGTAGATACAACGTTGGAAAAACTAAAAAAAGCCATAGATTTGCTATGA
- a CDS encoding complement resistance protein TraT yields MFKRKFSITKLVIGSVFALYTCASFGSGLFQTKAASKTSASGLSAGNVKVFTRMSSSIFLQPVPPSEKVIYVLVRNTSTARHINFTKDLISVLKKEGYTITDDPQKAHFILMANVLYIGKETKDHTVAGALAGGFGGAVVGNAVNSGGEGSLVGGLFGSLVGGLVGHMIQKDSYMMVVDIQLEERAPGTYTTTSTLASQGTNTIISTHNAAIKGWQIYRDRLVSGAEATNLEFASAEPVLKKQMAHSIGNLLP; encoded by the coding sequence ATGTTTAAAAGAAAATTCAGCATAACAAAATTAGTAATTGGCTCGGTTTTTGCCTTGTATACTTGTGCTTCCTTTGGTTCTGGTCTATTTCAGACTAAAGCAGCAAGCAAAACTAGCGCAAGTGGGCTTTCTGCGGGTAATGTTAAGGTGTTTACCAGAATGAGTTCTAGTATTTTCTTACAGCCAGTACCACCAAGTGAAAAAGTTATCTATGTGCTTGTAAGAAATACTTCAACAGCTAGGCACATAAATTTTACTAAAGATTTAATAAGCGTTTTAAAAAAAGAAGGTTATACCATAACAGACGATCCACAAAAAGCTCATTTTATATTGATGGCAAACGTATTATATATAGGTAAAGAAACAAAAGATCACACCGTAGCTGGAGCCTTAGCTGGAGGTTTTGGAGGAGCCGTGGTGGGAAATGCTGTGAACTCCGGTGGTGAAGGCTCCTTAGTAGGTGGATTATTTGGTTCCTTAGTGGGTGGATTAGTAGGACATATGATTCAAAAAGATTCATATATGATGGTTGTAGATATACAATTGGAAGAGAGAGCTCCAGGAACATACACAACAACATCTACTCTAGCCAGCCAAGGTACAAATACAATTATATCAACACATAATGCTGCTATTAAAGGATGGCAAATATACAGAGACAGGTTAGTTTCTGGGGCTGAGGCTACTAACTTAGAATTTGCTTCTGCTGAACCAGTTCTAAAAAAACAAATGGCTCATTCTATAGGTAACTTATTACCATAA
- the hisA gene encoding 1-(5-phosphoribosyl)-5-[(5-phosphoribosylamino)methylideneamino]imidazole-4-carboxamide isomerase, whose protein sequence is MKDFIIPAIDIKDGAVVRLKEGKFENVKVYRQNPIDQFKLFVELGFTRIHIVDLDGAKVGIPKNLKLLEDMLTQKNDAKVEIGGGIRSLETAKALFDIGADYIIVGTMAVKNKEEFIRLLELYKNKIILSVDAKNGKVAIGGWEEESSISPCDMARIYDNYPIESYLYTNINIDGTLTGVDINPYKDFKKCTTKPIIASGGVASLEDVIKLKTVVNGVVVGKAIYENKIDIYNL, encoded by the coding sequence ATGAAAGATTTTATAATACCAGCTATAGACATAAAAGACGGAGCTGTAGTAAGGTTAAAAGAAGGAAAATTTGAAAATGTAAAAGTATATAGGCAAAATCCTATAGATCAGTTTAAGCTTTTTGTAGAGCTTGGATTTACACGTATTCATATAGTAGATTTAGACGGGGCTAAAGTTGGCATTCCTAAAAACCTAAAACTTTTAGAAGATATGCTAACACAAAAAAACGATGCCAAGGTGGAAATAGGTGGAGGTATTAGGAGCTTAGAAACTGCCAAAGCACTTTTTGATATAGGTGCTGATTATATCATAGTAGGTACGATGGCCGTTAAAAATAAAGAAGAGTTTATAAGGCTTTTAGAATTATACAAAAACAAGATAATCTTAAGCGTAGACGCTAAAAACGGCAAAGTAGCTATAGGAGGGTGGGAAGAGGAAAGTAGTATAAGTCCTTGCGATATGGCAAGAATATACGATAATTACCCTATAGAATCCTATCTTTATACCAATATAAATATAGATGGCACACTAACTGGAGTAGACATAAACCCTTATAAGGATTTTAAAAAATGTACAACAAAGCCTATAATAGCTTCTGGTGGTGTAGCTTCTTTAGAAGATGTAATAAAGTTAAAAACTGTAGTAAACGGGGTAGTGGTAGGAAAGGCTATATACGAAAACAAGATAGATATTTATAATTTATAA